The genomic stretch GGATGTGACGGTGACAAAGACTGGTATCTTAAAAGGAGTGGAGAAATTAGTTGAGTAGCTTGGATATACGAAAAGGAACATAGGCAAATCATACTAACCAGGTTCCCTCGTGGCAGACTCGCAATATTCTTTACTACCCTGTGCCCGACTTTAGCCTTCCAAAAAACGTACTGGGGAGAAGGtgtcttctctccatcaatcATGATTCTAACAGCTTATGCAGCCCGCTGGCATACCAAGTCGACGTCGAACTCCTGAATGGACAGTGCTTACTTCTAGGGTATCCCATCCCATTGAAGATTAAGCTCACAAAGGTCGGGGACAGAGAATGCTTTGTATGGTTGAATGACTTCCAGACCATGCTTGTGGGATCGACAGAGACGCATGCATCCGGGCTTGTTGAAAAAGACACACAGTTCCAGGTCATACAAACCATGACTAACATCCATTATGTTGTCTGCCATGATGGAGCTTCAAATGGGGCTGAGTTATCCATAGGGGATAGTCTGTGGAAGAAA from Aspergillus oryzae RIB40 DNA, chromosome 1 encodes the following:
- a CDS encoding uncharacterized protein (predicted protein); translation: MADNIMDVSHGLYDLELCVFFNKPGCMRLCRSHKHGLEVIQPYKAFSVPDLFFVTVTSRKYLASQGDRVSPVEGGSLRKRWWVLFFRYRNPVQDGFGFVSSRLIL